The following proteins are co-located in the Rhodococcus opacus B4 genome:
- a CDS encoding TetR/AcrR family transcriptional regulator — protein sequence MTAETDPAEGRRMPLSRERVLRAAVTLADDGGVQALTMRRVAETLGVEAMSLYRHVANKDDLLDGLVDIVFGEIDLPSDGSDWKSAMRRRAISARDVLTRHRWATTLMESRATPGPATLRHHDAVLGILRAAGFSIESAAHAFSVLDSYIYGFALQETSLPFGSTDELTEVAESILGRVRPDEYPHLTEFVAQHAMKPGYDFGDEYAYGLDLILDGLERVTSLGIHPAE from the coding sequence ATGACAGCTGAGACCGATCCGGCGGAAGGCCGTCGAATGCCCCTGAGTAGGGAGCGTGTCCTGCGTGCCGCCGTCACCCTCGCCGACGACGGCGGTGTCCAGGCGCTCACCATGCGGCGGGTCGCGGAAACGCTCGGGGTGGAGGCGATGTCGCTGTATCGCCACGTGGCGAACAAGGACGACCTCCTCGACGGCCTGGTGGACATCGTCTTCGGTGAGATCGACCTGCCCTCGGACGGTTCAGACTGGAAATCCGCCATGCGCCGACGGGCCATCTCGGCGCGGGACGTGCTCACGCGTCATCGCTGGGCGACCACTCTGATGGAATCGCGGGCGACTCCAGGCCCCGCGACGCTGCGACACCATGACGCGGTGCTGGGGATTCTGAGGGCGGCCGGATTCTCCATCGAGTCTGCCGCCCATGCATTCTCGGTTCTGGACAGCTACATCTACGGCTTCGCGCTGCAGGAGACGAGCCTGCCGTTCGGCTCCACCGACGAACTCACCGAGGTGGCGGAATCCATCCTGGGCAGGGTGCGGCCGGACGAGTACCCGCACCTCACCGAGTTCGTTGCGCAACACGCCATGAAGCCCGGCTACGACTTCGGCGACGAATACGCGTACGGACTCGACCTGATCCTGGACGGGCTCGAGCGTGTGACGTCGCTCGGCATTCATCCAGCTGAGTGA
- a CDS encoding ABC transporter permease: MSTATVSRYRPVEPAPVSSSDFKGTLHFLRLFLRRDRIALPLWILIFAFAPALYVASIADIYTSDAQLAEFAATTAASPAQIAMYGPIFNSSLGSVGVWKAGIYYTLIGLVVILTVIRHTRAEEETGRAELLDSTSVGRYSGLTAALLLAGGASVVTGILCAAALLARNLPVGGSVAFGTSLACSGLVFTAVAAVAAQVSTGARVARGVALTVLGVAFAVRAVGDAGSGTLSWFSPLGWDLQIRPYADERWWVVVPSLVTAVVLTWAAYALLRRRDVGAGLIAERPGPTDASPALAGTLGLAWRMHRGTLAAWTAGLGLYGLLIGSAAKGIGGQVGDSETIRDIITRMGGSQSLEESFIGYAFTMLAIAAAAYAISASLRLYSEENAQRLEPVTAGSVGRVRWASSHILFALLGPAVAMIVAGVAAGLTYGASIGDVGGALPDVIGTALVQLPAIWMLAGVTVLLFGTVPRFTPVAWGVLVAFLLIFMVGSIAQFPQTVLDLEPFSHAPKLPGGQFAATPILWLLLITAALIVVGVAAFRRRDLR, translated from the coding sequence ATGAGTACCGCAACGGTGTCCCGGTACCGGCCCGTGGAGCCGGCGCCGGTATCATCCTCGGATTTCAAGGGGACGCTGCACTTTCTGCGGTTGTTCCTGCGCCGGGATCGGATCGCGCTGCCACTGTGGATCCTGATCTTCGCGTTCGCGCCGGCGCTGTACGTCGCGAGCATCGCCGACATCTACACCTCCGACGCCCAGCTGGCGGAGTTCGCGGCCACCACGGCGGCCAGCCCCGCGCAGATCGCCATGTACGGGCCGATCTTCAACTCCAGCCTCGGCTCGGTGGGTGTCTGGAAGGCCGGCATCTACTACACGCTGATCGGGCTGGTGGTGATCCTGACGGTCATCCGGCACACCCGAGCCGAGGAGGAGACCGGCCGGGCGGAGCTTCTCGACTCCACCTCCGTCGGACGGTATTCGGGCCTGACCGCGGCGCTGCTCCTCGCCGGCGGCGCCTCCGTCGTCACCGGAATTCTCTGTGCGGCAGCGCTGCTCGCCCGCAACCTTCCGGTGGGTGGATCGGTCGCGTTCGGGACGTCGCTGGCCTGCTCCGGCCTGGTGTTCACGGCGGTCGCGGCCGTTGCGGCGCAGGTGAGTACCGGCGCCCGCGTCGCGCGCGGGGTCGCGTTGACGGTGCTCGGTGTGGCATTCGCGGTGCGCGCGGTCGGTGATGCCGGGTCCGGCACCCTGTCGTGGTTCTCACCGCTCGGCTGGGACCTGCAGATCCGTCCGTATGCCGACGAACGCTGGTGGGTCGTCGTTCCCAGCCTCGTCACGGCAGTCGTCCTCACCTGGGCGGCATACGCTCTCCTGCGCCGACGCGATGTGGGTGCCGGTCTGATCGCCGAACGCCCCGGCCCCACCGACGCGTCGCCGGCGCTCGCCGGAACTCTGGGACTGGCGTGGCGGATGCACCGCGGCACGCTCGCGGCCTGGACCGCCGGGCTCGGACTCTACGGCCTGCTCATCGGAAGCGCCGCAAAGGGAATCGGTGGCCAGGTCGGCGACAGCGAGACGATCCGGGACATCATCACGCGGATGGGCGGGTCGCAGTCGCTGGAGGAATCGTTCATCGGCTACGCGTTCACCATGCTCGCGATCGCCGCCGCGGCCTACGCGATCTCCGCGTCGCTGCGGCTGTACTCCGAGGAGAACGCCCAGCGTCTCGAACCCGTGACGGCCGGTTCCGTCGGCCGCGTCCGGTGGGCGTCGAGCCACATCCTGTTCGCGTTGCTCGGACCTGCGGTCGCGATGATTGTGGCCGGAGTGGCCGCCGGACTCACGTACGGTGCATCCATCGGCGACGTGGGGGGAGCCCTGCCCGACGTGATCGGGACGGCGCTCGTGCAGCTTCCCGCGATCTGGATGCTCGCCGGAGTGACGGTTCTCCTGTTCGGTACCGTCCCGAGGTTCACGCCGGTGGCGTGGGGCGTGCTCGTCGCGTTCCTCCTGATCTTCATGGTCGGGTCGATCGCGCAGTTCCCGCAGACGGTGCTCGATCTCGAGCCGTTCAGCCACGCGCCGAAGCTGCCGGGCGGCCAGTTCGCGGCCACCCCGATCCTGTGGCTGCTGCTCATTACGGCCGCGCTGATCGTGGTGGGTGTGGCGGCGTTCCGGCGGCGCGACCTGCGCTGA
- a CDS encoding alpha/beta fold hydrolase: MTSEGSIRIGSRTITYLEAGDPNGPLVLHNHGGPSSRLEAELFDPYAKANGLRFVCADRPGIGGSDLQPGRTFESWTDDLLLLADSFDADKFAVTGWSEGGPWALAAAAYLDPMRLVNVVCIAGGNYGTFGPNWAAKYLSSVDALGGRLALHFHPGFTLMYELLGMSATHFEDRYGQAIKKSACAADQEVLADEDVLTAFLAAGRECFHHGADGLVVDATMLYEAWPFDMTKVTRPVHFWQGSADTLVPEVINKTVADRTPGAVWHPISGGGHFIAVSHADDILALTANDLASASN; the protein is encoded by the coding sequence GTGACGAGCGAGGGAAGCATCCGGATCGGCAGCCGGACCATCACGTATCTCGAAGCCGGCGACCCGAATGGACCGCTCGTGCTGCACAACCACGGCGGACCGTCGAGCCGATTGGAAGCCGAGCTGTTCGATCCGTACGCGAAGGCCAACGGATTGCGGTTCGTCTGCGCGGATCGGCCGGGCATCGGCGGGTCCGACCTGCAACCGGGCCGCACCTTCGAGAGCTGGACCGACGACCTCCTGCTTCTGGCCGACTCGTTCGACGCCGACAAGTTCGCGGTGACCGGATGGTCCGAGGGCGGACCGTGGGCACTGGCGGCGGCCGCGTATCTGGACCCGATGCGCCTCGTCAACGTCGTGTGCATTGCCGGCGGCAACTACGGAACATTCGGCCCGAACTGGGCCGCGAAGTATCTCAGCAGTGTGGACGCACTGGGCGGTCGCCTGGCACTTCACTTCCACCCCGGTTTCACGCTCATGTACGAGCTACTCGGCATGAGTGCCACACATTTCGAGGATCGTTACGGGCAGGCGATCAAGAAGTCGGCGTGTGCGGCAGACCAGGAGGTACTGGCCGACGAAGACGTCCTCACAGCGTTCCTGGCGGCAGGGCGAGAGTGTTTTCACCACGGCGCAGACGGACTCGTCGTCGACGCCACGATGCTCTACGAGGCCTGGCCGTTCGATATGACCAAAGTGACACGCCCGGTGCATTTCTGGCAGGGCAGCGCAGACACGCTGGTCCCCGAGGTCATCAACAAGACGGTGGCCGACAGGACTCCGGGCGCCGTCTGGCACCCGATCAGCGGTGGTGGTCATTTCATCGCCGTCAGCCACGCCGACGACATCCTCGCGCTGACAGCGAACGATCTTGCATCAGCATCCAACTGA
- a CDS encoding TetR/AcrR family transcriptional regulator produces the protein MRSTSAASGVPQPDMTTRARVRDAAITVFGNHGFGTGVRAIATAAGVSPGLVIHHFGSKDGLRAECDEHVLRIIREQKAEAISTPGPAGAMQALADIEQYAPLVAYIVRSFQAGGGLGESLFEHMVEDTEQYLALGVAAGRVRPSRNPKARARYLTLYNVGAMLLYLQMRADKEAPLDYATAIRDLATDVTLPALEMYTEGLLPDSSTLEAYLATEDGAAQAGAAPAEHTDSPD, from the coding sequence ATGCGTTCAACCAGTGCAGCTTCCGGGGTCCCGCAACCCGACATGACCACCCGCGCCCGCGTGCGCGACGCGGCCATCACGGTGTTCGGCAACCACGGGTTCGGAACCGGAGTGCGCGCGATCGCCACCGCTGCCGGGGTGTCACCCGGCCTGGTGATCCACCACTTCGGTTCGAAGGACGGTCTGCGCGCCGAATGCGACGAGCACGTCCTACGGATCATCCGGGAGCAGAAGGCGGAGGCCATATCCACGCCCGGGCCGGCGGGAGCAATGCAGGCCCTCGCCGACATCGAGCAGTACGCCCCGCTCGTCGCGTACATCGTGCGGAGTTTCCAGGCGGGCGGAGGTCTCGGCGAATCCCTCTTCGAGCACATGGTGGAAGACACCGAGCAGTATCTCGCGCTCGGAGTGGCAGCCGGACGTGTCCGGCCCAGCCGCAACCCGAAGGCGCGGGCGCGCTACCTCACCCTCTACAACGTGGGCGCGATGCTGCTCTACCTGCAGATGCGCGCCGACAAGGAAGCTCCGCTCGACTACGCCACGGCCATCCGCGACCTCGCCACCGATGTCACGCTGCCCGCCCTCGAGATGTACACCGAGGGCCTGCTGCCGGATTCGTCGACGCTCGAGGCATATCTGGCCACCGAAGACGGCGCCGCGCAGGCGGGCGCGGCTCCCGCAGAACATACCGACTCCCCGGACTAG
- a CDS encoding IclR family transcriptional regulator produces MARVHTGESVLARAVRIVESFRSDDSLLTVSEIARRSGLHISTTSRLIDELVGCGWLERENRQVRIGVRLWEVASRASPTLGLREAAMPFMEDLHAVVGQHTQLGVLEGDEVLFVERLTAPGAVVNYTRIAGRMPLHVSSSGLILLAHGPSELQERILGEPLKVFTDKTIRTPRQLRGVLADVRRNGYILCAGHLYPDTTGVAVPVRDGTGRVIAALSVVVPNDEKAYAQIPVLQAAAKGITRVMAAASK; encoded by the coding sequence ATGGCACGTGTGCACACCGGCGAGTCCGTCCTGGCCCGAGCGGTGCGGATAGTCGAATCGTTCCGCTCGGACGATTCGCTGCTCACCGTGTCCGAGATCGCCCGGCGGTCCGGGCTCCACATCTCCACGACGTCCCGGCTGATCGACGAATTGGTGGGATGCGGCTGGCTCGAGCGGGAGAACCGGCAGGTGCGGATCGGGGTGCGCCTGTGGGAGGTCGCGTCGCGGGCGTCCCCGACCCTCGGGCTCAGGGAAGCGGCGATGCCGTTCATGGAGGACCTGCACGCCGTCGTCGGGCAGCACACTCAGCTCGGTGTCCTCGAAGGTGACGAGGTGTTGTTCGTCGAGCGACTCACCGCGCCGGGTGCGGTGGTCAACTACACGCGCATCGCAGGCCGGATGCCGCTGCACGTCTCTTCGTCCGGGCTGATCCTGCTCGCGCACGGGCCGTCGGAGCTGCAGGAGCGGATCCTGGGGGAGCCGTTGAAGGTTTTCACCGACAAGACGATTCGCACCCCGCGACAGTTGCGCGGGGTGCTGGCCGACGTGCGCAGGAACGGGTACATCCTCTGCGCCGGTCACCTGTACCCGGACACCACGGGCGTCGCGGTTCCGGTGCGGGACGGCACCGGCAGGGTGATCGCCGCGCTGTCGGTGGTCGTGCCGAACGACGAGAAGGCGTACGCGCAGATCCCCGTGCTGCAGGCGGCCGCGAAGGGCATCACCCGCGTCATGGCCGCGGCGTCGAAGTAG
- a CDS encoding NAD(P)-dependent alcohol dehydrogenase — protein sequence MKAIAHDVYGPPEILELRDVATPVPADDEVLVRVHAAGVDRGVWHLVTGLPYPVRLAGYGIRRPKGAVPGTDLAGRVEAVGRGVTGFRPGDEVFGIGTGTFAEYACAPAGKLAHKPAGLTFEEAAAVAISGLPALQSVRDHGRVEPGQSVLIIGASGGVGTFAVQIAKANGAEVTGVCSTAKVDLVRSIRADNVVDYTREDFARLGRRYDVILDIGGNASLTRLRNALAPRGRLVIVGGETDGRWLGGTDRQLRALALSPFVSQTLCVFISKEKGEDIRVLRDLVESGDIAPVIDRTYPLAEAGTALRRLVDGQARGKVVLTVTAG from the coding sequence ATGAAGGCCATCGCTCACGACGTCTACGGCCCGCCCGAGATCCTCGAACTGCGAGACGTCGCCACACCGGTCCCCGCCGACGACGAGGTGCTGGTCCGGGTGCACGCCGCCGGTGTCGATCGCGGCGTCTGGCACCTCGTGACCGGCCTGCCGTACCCGGTGCGTCTCGCGGGCTACGGGATCCGGCGACCCAAGGGCGCCGTCCCCGGGACCGACCTGGCCGGCCGCGTCGAGGCGGTCGGCCGCGGCGTCACCGGATTCCGTCCGGGCGACGAAGTCTTCGGCATCGGCACCGGAACGTTCGCGGAGTACGCGTGCGCACCGGCGGGCAAGCTCGCGCACAAGCCGGCCGGTCTGACGTTCGAGGAGGCCGCCGCGGTCGCGATCTCGGGGCTCCCGGCGTTGCAGAGTGTGCGCGACCACGGGCGCGTCGAGCCGGGACAGTCGGTGTTGATCATCGGGGCGTCCGGTGGCGTGGGCACGTTCGCCGTTCAGATCGCCAAGGCGAACGGCGCGGAGGTCACCGGGGTGTGCAGCACGGCGAAGGTCGACCTGGTGCGCTCGATCCGTGCCGACAATGTGGTCGACTACACGCGCGAAGACTTCGCCCGGCTCGGGCGGCGATACGACGTCATCCTCGACATCGGCGGCAACGCGTCCCTGACGCGCCTACGTAACGCCCTCGCTCCCCGCGGGCGACTCGTCATCGTCGGCGGCGAAACGGACGGCCGGTGGCTCGGCGGCACCGATCGCCAACTGCGCGCACTCGCACTGTCCCCCTTCGTGAGTCAGACACTGTGCGTGTTCATCTCGAAGGAGAAAGGCGAAGACATTCGCGTGCTCCGCGACCTCGTCGAGTCCGGCGACATCGCACCGGTCATCGACCGGACGTACCCGCTGGCCGAGGCCGGCACGGCCCTCCGTCGCCTCGTCGACGGGCAGGCACGCGGAAAGGTCGTGCTCACCGTGACGGCCGGCTGA
- a CDS encoding ABC transporter ATP-binding protein — protein sequence MSAIIEVRNLVKTFGRTRALDGLDLEVGEGEVHGFLGPNGAGKSTTIRVLLGSLHSDSGEATVFGRDPWRDAVALHLDMAYVPGDVTLWPSLSGGETIDLLARMRGGLDETRKQDLIGRFDLDPRKKGRAYSKGNRQKVALVSAFSSEARLLLLDEPTSGLDPLMEQVFRECVAEARERGVTVLLSSHILSEVEALCERVTIIRSGRTVESGTLASMRHLSRTSITAELLGDPGDLSRIDGVADIQFDGSTLHCQVDSEHLGELIRVLGDTGVRSLVSKPPTLEELFLRHYEIDDGTTTSSDTVEKVRA from the coding sequence ATGAGTGCGATCATCGAAGTGCGCAACCTGGTGAAGACGTTCGGACGAACCCGGGCGTTGGACGGACTCGATCTCGAGGTCGGCGAGGGGGAGGTGCACGGGTTCCTCGGGCCGAACGGCGCAGGCAAATCCACCACCATCCGCGTCCTCCTCGGCAGCCTGCACTCCGACAGCGGTGAGGCCACCGTGTTCGGCCGCGATCCCTGGCGCGACGCCGTGGCCCTGCATCTCGACATGGCGTACGTCCCCGGCGACGTGACGCTGTGGCCGTCGCTGTCCGGCGGCGAGACCATCGACCTCCTCGCGCGGATGCGCGGCGGACTGGACGAGACCCGCAAGCAGGATCTGATCGGGCGCTTCGACCTCGACCCGCGGAAGAAGGGGCGGGCGTATTCGAAGGGCAATCGTCAGAAGGTGGCCCTGGTGTCGGCGTTCTCGTCCGAGGCTCGCCTGCTGTTGCTCGACGAACCGACATCGGGCCTGGATCCGTTGATGGAACAGGTTTTCCGTGAATGCGTCGCCGAGGCCCGCGAGCGGGGTGTGACGGTGCTGCTGTCCAGTCACATCCTGTCCGAGGTGGAGGCGCTGTGCGAGCGGGTCACCATCATTCGGTCGGGACGCACGGTCGAATCCGGGACACTGGCGTCGATGCGGCATCTCAGTCGTACGTCGATCACCGCCGAACTGCTCGGCGATCCCGGTGATCTGAGCCGCATCGACGGCGTGGCAGACATCCAGTTCGACGGGTCGACGCTGCACTGCCAAGTCGACAGCGAACATCTCGGCGAGCTCATCCGGGTGCTCGGCGACACCGGGGTTCGCAGCCTCGTCAGCAAGCCCCCGACCCTCGAAGAACTCTTCCTGCGGCACTACGAGATCGACGACGGAACGACGACGTCGTCCGACACGGTGGAGAAGGTGCGGGCATGA